The genomic segment CCGTCGATCCCGGAACGCGGGTTGACCAGCGCGAGCATGTCCTCGCCGTCGACCATCACCGGGGCTTCGGCGGGGTGCGCGGTGTCCCCGGGCACGTCCGGGTGCACCGGCCACCAGTGCCGCGTGGCGAACGCGGCGCCGACGCCGATCAGCGCACCCGCGCCGACGTCGCTGGGCCAGTGCACGCCGGTGTGCACGCGCGAGTAGGCCACCGCGGCCGCGATCGGCGCGATGGCCAGGCCGAGCACCGGCGACTCCATCGCCACCGCGGCGGTGAACGCGGCCGCCGAAGCCGAGTGTCCCGACGGGAACGACGACGAGGTCGGCCGCTTGACCAGGCGCCGGTGTTCCGGCACCTCCTCGGCGGCCGGGCGGCGGCGGGGGAACAGCGGCTTGCCGATGAGGTTGGCGGTCAGGCTGGCGCCGCCGATGGCGACCAGGCCGCGCATCGCCGCCCGCCTGCCGGTGCCCTTGCGGGCGCCGATGGTCGCGGCGACCACCCACCACAGCCTGCCCTTGTTCGCGGAGCGGGTCAGCGCCATCAGGGCGCGATCGGCGGGGGACCTGGGGAGCGCGGCGCTGCGGCGGACGAGGGCGCGATCTGTCTCGCCGACCTGGCTCAGCGGGCGCTTGATGTGCCTGAACACGTGGTGCAACGTAACCGACGCAACGCCGACGCCCGAACGGCGCACCGACTTGGGGGTACTTGCGCATACTCTGGTGGCATGCAGCGGCGGATCTTTGGGATCGAGACAGAGTTCGGGGTGACCTGCACCTTCCACGGGCAGCGCAGGTTGTCGCCGGACGAGGTGGCCAGGTACCTGTTCCGGCGGGTGGTTTCCTGGGGACGTTCGTCCAACGTGTTCCTGTCGAACGGCTCTCGCCTCTACCTCGACGTCGGATCCCACCCGGAGTACGCGACGGCCGAATGCGACGACCTCACGCAGCTCGTCACGCACGACAAGGCGGGGGAGCGCATCCTCGAGGACCTGCTTGTCGACGCCGAGCGCAGGCTGGGTGACGAGGGCATCGGCGGCGACATCTTCCTGTTCAAGAACAACACCGACTCGGCGGGCAACTCCTACGGCTGTCACGAGAACTACCTGGTCACGCGAGCCGGTGAGTTCTCCAGGATCGCCGACGTGCTGCTGCCGTTCCTGGTCACCCGGCAGCTGATCTGCGGGGCCGGCAAGGTGCTGCAGACCCCGCGCGGCGCGGTGTACTGCCTGTCCCAGCGCGCCGAGCACATCTGGGAAGGTGTGTCGAGCGCCACAACGCGGTCGCGGCCGATCATCAACACCCGCGACGAGCCGCACGCGGACGCCGAGCGCTACCGCAGGCTCCACGTCATCGTCGGCGACTCGAACATGGCCGAGCCGACCACCCTGCTCAAGGTGGGCGCGGCGAACCTGGTGCTGGAGATGATCGAGCAGGGCGTGCAGTTCCGGGACTTCACCCTGGACAACCCGATCCGGGCGATCCGCGAAATCAGCCACGACCTGACCGGGCGGCGCCAGGTGCGCCTGGCCGGCGGCCGCGAGGCCTCCGCGCTGGAGATCCAGCGCGAGTACTACGCGCGGGCGGCGCAGCACGTGAAGACCAACGGCTCCGGCGCCACCGCCGAGCGCGTGATCGAGCTGTGGGGCCGCGCGCTGGACGCGGTCGAGACGCAGGACTTTTCGAAGATCGACACCGAGATCGACTGGGCGATCAAGCACCGGCTGGTGGAGCGGTACCGCGCCAAGCACGACCTGGACCTGTCCAGCCCGCGCATCGCGCAACTGGACCTGGCCTACCACGACATCCGGCGCGGGCGCGGCATCTTCGACCTGTTGCAGCGCAAGGGCCTGGTGCGCCGGGTGACCGACGACGGCGAGATCGAGGTGGCCAAGGACACCCCGCCGCAGACCACCCGCGCGAAGCTGCGCGGTGACTTCATCGCCGCCGCGCAGGCCGCGCAGCGGGACTTCACCGTGGACTGGGTGCACCTGAAGCTGAACGACCAGGCGCAGCGGACCGTGCTGTGCAAGGACCCGTTCCGCTCGGTCGACGAACGCGTGGAGCGCCTGATCAGCTCCCTGTGAACCAGTGAATGCTATGAGTGGGGCATTACTTGCAATGAACGCAAGTAATGCCCCACTCATAGCATTGGACCGCTCCACTGGGGGCTGGGCGCACGATGAGCGGGGCCGTGCTCGCCGGGCAGAGCGAGCAGGGCCCCGCTCATCGCATTCGGCGCGCGGCCGGGCGGGCGCGGGATGGGCGTGACCCGGCCGTGCGCTGGTCAGGCGGGCACGCCGCGCCGGAACGCCGGGATGACGATGGCGCCGACCACGACGTGCAGCAGGCCGAGGGTGATGCGGGCGTCCACCGGCCCGGCCGCGAGCAGCGGGCTGGCCAGCGACAACACCATCACCGCGACCGCGATGAAGGTCCAGACGCGGCCCTTGCCACGGCGTTCGAGCAGGGCGAGCAGGCCCCAGCCGACCAGGGACACCGCGACCGTGGCGATCACGATGGCCACCAGGTCCACGGTCTGCGGGGCGGTGCCGCCGATGCTGGTCACGGTGAGGTCGACGCCGAGCACCGGCACCGCCAGCGTCCAGATCAGCGATGCGGCGACCGCGGCCGCGGCGATGCCGCCGACGCGGGTGAGCGCCTTGGACCCGCTGTGGGTCTTCGGCTCGGTGCGTGTGGTCATCACGGCCTCCTGAAGGTCTGGCGCGCAGGTAACGCCGTCAACGGTGTCCTCGAACGATAGGGGCGCGGCGGAGGGCAGCACTTCAACTGTTTGGTTGATGCCCCTCGCTTTGCGTGATCCGCCGGGATCTGGTAATTACCTACCGCCGATGCGATGGGGGTTGCCGAAATGCGCAAGATCCGCCTGACCGTGCTCGCCGCCCTGCTCCTGGCCTCGACCGGGGCGCCGGTGGCGGTGGCCGACGCGCTGCCGAGCTGGCAGCCGACCCCGACCGGTGTCACCGCCCAGCTGCGCGGGCTCGACGCGGTCAGCGCGCGGGTGGCGTGGGCCAGCGGCAGCAAGGGAACCGTCCTGCGCACGGCCGACGGTGGCGCGTCGTGGCAGCAGGTCGCGCCCCCGGGCACGGCCGCGCTCGACTTCCGCGACATCGAGGCCTTCGACGACCGGCGTGCGGTGGTGATGTCGGCGGGCACCGGCACGGCCGCGAAGATCTACCGCACCGACGACGGCGGCGCGAGTTGGCGACTGTCCTTCGAGAACACCGACGAACGCGCCTTCTACGACTGCATCTCGTTCTTCGACCACCACCGGGGCCTGGCGATGAGCGATCCGGTGGACGGCCGGTTCCGCATCCTGTCCACTGAGGACGGTGGGCGGAACTGGGCGGAGGTGCCGCCGGAGGGGCTCCCGCCCGCGCTCCCCGGGGAAGCCGGGTTCGCCGCGAGTGGACAGTGCCTGACCACCGAAGGCCCGAGGGACGCGTGGTTCGGCAGCGGCGGCGGCGCCACCGCGAGGGTGTTCCACTCGCGCGACGCCGGTCGCACGTGGACGGTCACCGACACACCGCTGTTCAGCAGCCCGTCCGCCGGGGTGTTCGCGCTGGGTTTCCGCGACCGGCTGCGTGGCCTGGCGATCGGCGGCGACTACGCCAACGAGGCCGAGCCGGTGCCCGCGCTCGCGCTGACCCGCGACGGCGGCCGCAGCTGGGAGCGCCCGCCCGCGCCGCCGGTGGGGTACCGCTCCGGCGTGGCCTGGCGGCACCACACCGTGCTGGCCGTCGGCCCGACCGGCAGCGACGTCAGCTTCGACGGCGGCGCGCACTGGACTTCATTCGACTCCGGCAGCTTCGACAGCGTCGACTGCACCGCCCGCGGCGCGTGCTGGGCCTCGGGCGCGGCAGGCCGGATCGCCAAGCTGGCCTAGCCGCCTGACCTAGCCGCGTTCGAGCAACGCGGCGATCACCTTTTCGAGGTGTGGTTCCAGGTCTTCCGGGGTGGCGCCGGTGATCGCCGGAGTGCCGATCACCGAGCGCAGCACGCCGATGCCGAGCATCCACGCGCTGAACAACTCGGCGCGCAGATCGCCGTCCGGTCCGCCGCCGGTGAGCTCGGCCAGCGCGCGCACGTAGGTCTCGCAGACCTCTTCGCGCAGCCGTTCCCGGGTCTCGGCGTGCCCGGAGGACCGCAGCATGGCGATCAGGGGGTGCTCCCCGGCGTGGCTCGGCCAGTCCTGGAAGGCGATCGAGCCGAGCAGCCGCGCCGGCAGTTCCTCCCGTGGCCCGCCGAACAGTTCGGCTGCCGGTTCCGGCACCGCCGTGGCTTCGTCGAACAGCTTCTTCTTGGACCCGAAGTAGCGGAACACCAGCGCCGGGTCCACGGCGGCGTCCCCGGCGACGTCGCGCACGCTGGTGCCGTCGAACCCGTCGCGGGCGAAGCGGAGCCGGGCGGCGTCGAGCAGGCGGGCCCGGGTGGCCGCGCGGTCGCGCTTGATGCGGGAACTGGT from the Amycolatopsis magusensis genome contains:
- a CDS encoding DUF6069 family protein, whose protein sequence is MTTRTEPKTHSGSKALTRVGGIAAAAVAASLIWTLAVPVLGVDLTVTSIGGTAPQTVDLVAIVIATVAVSLVGWGLLALLERRGKGRVWTFIAVAVMVLSLASPLLAAGPVDARITLGLLHVVVGAIVIPAFRRGVPA
- a CDS encoding WD40/YVTN/BNR-like repeat-containing protein; its protein translation is MGVAEMRKIRLTVLAALLLASTGAPVAVADALPSWQPTPTGVTAQLRGLDAVSARVAWASGSKGTVLRTADGGASWQQVAPPGTAALDFRDIEAFDDRRAVVMSAGTGTAAKIYRTDDGGASWRLSFENTDERAFYDCISFFDHHRGLAMSDPVDGRFRILSTEDGGRNWAEVPPEGLPPALPGEAGFAASGQCLTTEGPRDAWFGSGGGATARVFHSRDAGRTWTVTDTPLFSSPSAGVFALGFRDRLRGLAIGGDYANEAEPVPALALTRDGGRSWERPPAPPVGYRSGVAWRHHTVLAVGPTGSDVSFDGGAHWTSFDSGSFDSVDCTARGACWASGAAGRIAKLA
- a CDS encoding TetR/AcrR family transcriptional regulator, which gives rise to MPPETTSSRIKRDRAATRARLLDAARLRFARDGFDGTSVRDVAGDAAVDPALVFRYFGSKKKLFDEATAVPEPAAELFGGPREELPARLLGSIAFQDWPSHAGEHPLIAMLRSSGHAETRERLREEVCETYVRALAELTGGGPDGDLRAELFSAWMLGIGVLRSVIGTPAITGATPEDLEPHLEKVIAALLERG
- the pafA gene encoding Pup--protein ligase, whose translation is MQRRIFGIETEFGVTCTFHGQRRLSPDEVARYLFRRVVSWGRSSNVFLSNGSRLYLDVGSHPEYATAECDDLTQLVTHDKAGERILEDLLVDAERRLGDEGIGGDIFLFKNNTDSAGNSYGCHENYLVTRAGEFSRIADVLLPFLVTRQLICGAGKVLQTPRGAVYCLSQRAEHIWEGVSSATTRSRPIINTRDEPHADAERYRRLHVIVGDSNMAEPTTLLKVGAANLVLEMIEQGVQFRDFTLDNPIRAIREISHDLTGRRQVRLAGGREASALEIQREYYARAAQHVKTNGSGATAERVIELWGRALDAVETQDFSKIDTEIDWAIKHRLVERYRAKHDLDLSSPRIAQLDLAYHDIRRGRGIFDLLQRKGLVRRVTDDGEIEVAKDTPPQTTRAKLRGDFIAAAQAAQRDFTVDWVHLKLNDQAQRTVLCKDPFRSVDERVERLISSL